A part of Lacibacter sp. H407 genomic DNA contains:
- a CDS encoding transporter: protein MKLTIKTVWVLLLCITAKYSSAQTDIDAIMMEKNAFCVGPGYSYSSWKNYWEGAKKRENLNLGTVSTQMFAVMGNYGVSNKLNVLFNVPYVVTKASAGTLRGQSGLQDLSLMLKYRAINQKINNSRIALFGLLGGSLPMSNYNADLLPLSIGLQSKTAMARLMLDYYYDNKWFATASATYVYRSNVTLDRDSYYTDQFILSNEVKMPNATSYNIRAGYRTQWLIAEAVLNNWTTKGGFDITQNNMPFISNRMNATSLGANFKFVFRKLPQLSLTGGASHVVAGRNMGQSFNVNGAVFYVFDLNKKEKKDKQGTN from the coding sequence ATGAAATTGACTATTAAAACAGTGTGGGTACTGTTGCTGTGTATTACAGCAAAATACTCATCGGCCCAAACAGATATTGATGCCATCATGATGGAGAAGAATGCGTTTTGTGTTGGCCCCGGTTATTCATACAGCAGTTGGAAAAATTATTGGGAAGGAGCGAAGAAAAGAGAAAACCTCAATCTTGGAACTGTATCTACGCAAATGTTTGCCGTAATGGGCAACTACGGCGTTTCCAATAAACTGAATGTGTTGTTTAATGTACCGTATGTTGTTACAAAAGCAAGTGCCGGAACATTAAGAGGACAAAGCGGCTTGCAGGATCTGAGTTTAATGCTGAAGTATCGTGCCATCAACCAAAAGATCAATAACAGCCGGATCGCTTTGTTTGGTTTGTTGGGCGGCTCTCTGCCGATGAGTAATTACAATGCTGATCTGTTGCCACTTTCTATCGGATTACAAAGTAAAACAGCAATGGCCAGGTTGATGCTGGATTATTATTACGATAATAAATGGTTTGCAACAGCGTCTGCAACCTATGTGTACAGAAGTAATGTTACACTTGATCGTGATTCGTATTATACTGATCAATTCATTCTTTCGAATGAAGTGAAAATGCCGAATGCAACCAGTTATAATATCCGGGCCGGCTACCGTACACAATGGTTGATTGCCGAAGCGGTTTTGAATAACTGGACAACAAAAGGTGGATTCGACATCACACAAAATAATATGCCTTTTATCAGCAATCGAATGAACGCCACTTCGCTTGGTGCCAATTTCAAATTTGTTTTTCGCAAGCTTCCCCAGCTTTCCTTAACAGGAGGAGCCAGCCATGTAGTTGCGGGGAGAAACATGGGACAAAGCTTCAATGTAAACGGAGCTGTGTTTTATGTATTCGATCTCAATAAAAAGGAGAAAAAGGATAAGCAAGGCACAAATTGA
- a CDS encoding vanadium-dependent haloperoxidase has product MKLFFSVAGLCLFLIGCKPAGDYKKFTNDPLLYSKTVKKLNDVVLGNNFPPMIGSRNYVYASIAAYECIVAGDAKYQTLSGQIKHMPPMPKPDTSRPVDYSLAALLSFTKVGNAVTFPEGSMMDHYNELKEKADSAGIPSDILENTIAFSDTIVATIMKWSKGDNYAATRGSERFTVREEAGRWMPTPPMYATAVEPQWGKIRTMVLDSSSQFEIPRPPVFDVTNKNSTYYKALMEVKNVGDSLTEEQKHIADFWDDNPFKMNVSGHVMFATKKFSPPGHWLNIVGIAAKTAKADFNSTVGAYAITSIAFFDAFIRGWEEKYKSNYVRPETAINKHVDQEWRPYIQTPPFPSYVSGHATNSSAAAETMTSWFGDQLSFTDTSLLEFGIANREIKSFRAAAAEAAMSRLYGGIHYRFDNDEGLKVGRQLGELIVQRIKLRAN; this is encoded by the coding sequence ATGAAGTTATTTTTTTCTGTTGCAGGCCTTTGCCTGTTTCTGATCGGTTGTAAACCTGCCGGTGATTATAAGAAGTTTACCAATGATCCCTTGCTTTATTCGAAAACAGTAAAGAAGTTGAATGATGTGGTATTGGGAAATAATTTTCCACCCATGATCGGCAGCCGCAATTATGTATATGCAAGTATTGCAGCGTATGAATGTATTGTGGCCGGTGATGCGAAGTATCAAACACTCAGCGGACAAATCAAACACATGCCGCCAATGCCGAAACCAGATACATCAAGGCCAGTTGATTATTCATTAGCTGCTTTATTGTCGTTCACAAAAGTGGGGAACGCCGTAACCTTTCCGGAAGGAAGTATGATGGATCATTACAACGAGTTAAAAGAGAAAGCAGATTCAGCCGGTATACCATCGGATATACTGGAGAATACAATTGCTTTTTCTGATACCATCGTAGCAACGATCATGAAATGGAGTAAGGGCGATAACTATGCTGCCACACGTGGATCGGAACGCTTTACCGTACGGGAAGAAGCCGGACGTTGGATGCCAACGCCACCCATGTACGCAACAGCAGTTGAACCACAGTGGGGCAAAATCAGAACCATGGTATTGGACAGCTCATCACAATTTGAAATTCCACGACCACCAGTATTTGATGTTACAAATAAAAACAGCACTTACTACAAGGCGTTGATGGAAGTAAAAAATGTGGGCGATAGTTTAACGGAAGAACAAAAACACATCGCTGATTTTTGGGACGACAATCCGTTTAAGATGAATGTAAGCGGACATGTAATGTTTGCTACCAAGAAATTTTCTCCTCCCGGCCATTGGTTGAATATTGTAGGCATTGCAGCAAAAACTGCAAAGGCCGATTTTAATTCAACTGTTGGTGCATATGCCATCACATCCATCGCATTTTTTGATGCCTTTATTCGTGGGTGGGAAGAAAAGTATAAAAGCAATTACGTTCGTCCGGAAACAGCTATTAACAAACATGTAGATCAGGAATGGCGTCCTTATATTCAAACACCTCCTTTTCCTTCGTATGTAAGCGGCCATGCAACCAACTCTTCTGCAGCAGCAGAAACAATGACGTCGTGGTTTGGTGATCAGCTTTCGTTTACCGATACTTCTTTACTGGAGTTTGGTATTGCAAACCGTGAGATCAAATCATTCCGTGCAGCTGCCGCCGAAGCGGCCATGTCGAGATTGTATGGCGGCATTCATTATCGATTTGATAATGACGAAGGATTAAAAGTAGGTCGACAATTGGGAGAACTGATCGTGCAACGGATCAAATTAAGAGCTAACTGA
- a CDS encoding HAD family hydrolase, whose protein sequence is MMNNKAFLFDLDGTLIDTMPWHFKTWQLVVTEMGSPLQGDELMKELYGNGAELMNRLIPGRIFTEEEAKAIVDAKEERYRQLYGKQITVLEGAREFLEEAFSMQIPMGIGTASNQANIDFAIDFLNLRHYLSAIVGADDVQLSKPHPETWLKLADALQTPPEQCIVFEDAPKGVEAAQKAGMKAIAITGHYTANDFGEYDNVLKIVPSLNALQVRDFLYL, encoded by the coding sequence ATGATGAATAACAAAGCCTTTCTCTTCGATCTTGACGGTACACTCATCGATACTATGCCCTGGCATTTCAAAACATGGCAACTGGTGGTTACTGAAATGGGAAGCCCGTTGCAAGGTGATGAACTGATGAAAGAATTATATGGCAATGGTGCTGAACTCATGAACCGCCTCATCCCCGGACGAATATTCACAGAAGAAGAAGCCAAAGCAATTGTTGATGCAAAAGAAGAACGCTACCGTCAACTTTACGGTAAACAAATCACTGTGCTGGAAGGAGCAAGGGAATTTTTGGAGGAGGCGTTCAGTATGCAAATACCCATGGGCATTGGCACCGCCAGCAACCAGGCCAATATCGATTTTGCAATAGACTTTCTGAATCTCCGTCATTATCTATCCGCCATTGTGGGTGCAGATGATGTGCAACTCAGTAAACCACATCCTGAAACATGGTTGAAATTGGCCGATGCATTGCAAACCCCGCCTGAACAATGCATTGTGTTTGAAGATGCACCAAAAGGCGTTGAAGCCGCCCAAAAAGCAGGCATGAAAGCTATTGCCATCACGGGTCATTATACTGCAAACGATTTCGGGGAATATGATAATGTTTTGAAAATTGTTCCGTCGTTAAATGCGTTGCAGGTACGGGATTTCCTTTATCTTTAG
- a CDS encoding type II toxin-antitoxin system RelE family toxin — protein sequence MNIRIDETFEKDLRKIKSKPLDKKVALLIRDLLAAESLTEIRNLKLLKGSDVHYRIRLGDYRVGLIVSGKTLILVRILHRKEIYRFFP from the coding sequence ATGAACATCCGGATTGATGAAACGTTCGAAAAGGATTTGCGTAAAATAAAGAGTAAGCCACTTGATAAAAAAGTGGCTTTACTTATTCGTGACCTGCTTGCTGCAGAATCACTCACAGAAATAAGAAATCTCAAACTGCTGAAAGGCTCCGATGTTCACTATCGCATCCGCTTAGGCGATTACAGAGTTGGCCTGATTGTTTCGGGTAAAACCCTGATCCTTGTTCGGATTCTGCACCGTAAAGAAATTTATCGTTTTTTTCCATGA